From one Lolium rigidum isolate FL_2022 chromosome 4, APGP_CSIRO_Lrig_0.1, whole genome shotgun sequence genomic stretch:
- the LOC124649080 gene encoding uncharacterized protein LOC124649080 isoform X1, with translation MPGCVVSANLSRDIRFGRGARIVAGWVSLAATNITLGDDAVIDTTALAGTPPDKTSGEPTGTYGDGGGHGGRGASCYVKEGQAQEDSWGGDIYAWAELKTPHSYGSKGGSTSVEEDYGGGGGGVVWLFAEEEIVMNGTVLADGGDGGTDGGGGSGGSIYLKAAIMQGGGKISACGGNGLSGGGGGRVSIDVFSRHDDTHFFVHGGRSSGCSENAGAAGTLYEEVPKSITVSNNNMSTQTDTVFLDPPDEPLWTNVFIKNHAKVSLPLRWSRLQAQGQISLISRSTLTFGLTHYPYSEFELLAEELLMSDSTVQVFGALRMSVKMLLMWNSRMVIDGGRDSGVATSLVEVCSHACQESSVIQSNANLGIHGQGILNLSGSGDMIEAQRLILSLFYNIVVGPGAVLRGPLTNTSSDNAAPKLNCENESCPTEIFHPPEDCNLNSSLSFTLQICRVEDIDVSGLVQGTVINFNRARNVTVQQRGSISATGLGCRGGIGRGGMLSSGLSGGGGHGGKGGDGFYSGSHAGGGAAYGSADLPCELGSGSGNVSTTSSTAGGGIIVMGSLEQSLPILSVSGSVEANGGSFTGMATNASNGGPGGGSGGTILLFVRTLSLEKNSVLSSVGGVGSNCSGGGGGGRIHFHWSDIPTGDDYVPFATVKGSILARGGVVEGQGFPGENGTVTGKDCPAGLYGTFCKECPSGTYKNITGSSKSLCSPCPTNELPHRAVYINIRGGVAETPCPYKCVSDRYRMPHCFTALEELIYTFGGPWLFGLLLSGLLVLLALVLSIARMKFVGTDEFPGPAPTQHGSQIDHSFPFLESLNEVLETNRAEESHCHVHRMFFMGPNTFSEPWHLPHTPPEQITEIVYEDAFNKFVDEINALAAYQWWEGSICSILCILSYPLAWSWQQWRRRKKLQRLREFVRSEYDHSCLRSCRSRALYEGLKVAATPDLMLGYLDFFLGGDEKRPDLPASLHQRFPLSLIFGGDGSYMAPFSLHSDSVVTSLISQAVQSSIWHRLVAGMNAQLRLVRRGNLKATFLPVLKWLDTHANPALNTYCVRVDLAWFQVTALGYCQYGLVIHSLGVEAVVSELQGGSGVKFDQPSQNHNVNADSQLGHSRSNDAYMCKGITGGVLYSDNLMVLKDRSDLFYPLSLLLHNTKPVGHQDLVGLVISILLLADFSLVLLTSLQLYSYSMVDLLLVLFVLPLGILAPFPAGINALFSHGPRRSAGLSRVYALWNITSLVNVVVAFLCGFMHYKSSTKKHPSMQPWSLGGDETSWWLFPVGLVLCKCIQARLVDWHVSILEIQDRAVYSKDPAIFWQ, from the exons ATGCCAGGGTGCGTCGTCTCCGCCAATCTGTCACGCGACATCCGTTTCGGCCGGGGAGCCCGCATCGTGGCCGGGTGGGTGTCTCTCGCGGCCACCAACATCACTCTCGGCGACGACGCCGTCATCGACACCACTGCGCTTGCCGGCACCCCGCCCGATAAGACCAGCGGCGAACCCACCGGGACGTATGGGGATGGCGGTGGGCACGGTGGCCGTGGTGCCAGCTGCTATGTCAAGGAGGGGCAAGCTCAAGAGGACTCTTGGGGCGGCGATATATACGCCTGGGCTGAGCTTAAGACCCCGCATAGCTATGGGAGCAAAGGGGGGTCTACTAGCGTCGAGGAGGActacggtggtggcggtggcggagtaGTGTGGTTGTTTGCAGAGGAGGAGATCGTCATGAATGGAACAGTTCTTGCCGATGGCGGAGATGGTGGCACCGATGGAGGGGGCGGCTCTGggggaagcatctatcttaaggcTGCAATCAT GCAAGGAGGTGGCAAAATAAGTGCCTGTGGAGGCAATGGTTTGTCTGGGGGAGGTGGAGGACGTGTTTCTATTGATGTTTTCAGTAGGCATGATGACACTCATTTTTTTGTTCATG GTGGGAGGAGTTCAGGATGTTCGGAAAATGCAGGTGCAGCTGGAACACTATATGAAGAAGTACCTAAGAGTATTACTGTTAGCAATAATAACATGAGCACACAAACGGATACAGTTTTTTTAGACCCGCCAGACGAGCCACTCTGGACAAATGTTTTTATCAAGAATCATGCAAAAGTTTCTCTGCCCCTGCGCTGGAGTCGTCTTCAG GCTCAAGGACAAATTAGTCTTATATCTCGGTCCACTCTAACTTTTGGCCTGACACATTATCCGTATTCAGAATTTGAACTGCTGGCTGAGGAACTTCTTATGAGTGATTCCACAGTACAG GTCTTTGGTGCTCTGCGAATGTCTGTAAAGATGCTCCTTATGTGGAACTCTAGGATGGTTATTGATGGTGGCAGAGATTCAGGAGTTGCAACTTCTTTAGTGGAAG TTTGTTCACATGCTTGTCAGGAATCATCAGTGATACAGTCTAATGCTAATCTTGGAATTCATGGTCAAGGCATTCTAAATCTATCTGGAAGTGGAGACATGATTGAGGCACAACGTCTTATTTTATCACTGTTCTACAACATAGTG GTTGGACCTGGAGCTGTTCTACGCGGCCCACTTACAAATACGAGCAGTGATAATGC GGCCCCAAAGCTGAATTGTGAAAATGAGAGTTGTCCTACAGAAATTTTTCATCCTCCTGAGGATTGCAATCTGAATTCTTCATTGTCCTTTACTCTACAG ATATGCCgtgttgaagatattgatgtttcTGGCCTTGTGCAAGGAACTGTCATTAATTTCAATAGAGCGAGAAATGTCACCGTGCAGCAACGTGGGAGCATTAGTGCAACGGGATTAG GTTGCCGAGGTGGAATTGGACGAGGAGGAATGTTAAGCAGTGGCCTTAGTGGCGGGGGTGGGCATGGTGGTAAAGGGGGAGATGGTTTTTACAGTGGCAGTCATGCAGGAGGTGGAGCTGCATATGGTAGTGCTGATTTACCTTGTGAACTTGGCAGTGGAAGTGGTAATGTCAGTACGACATCTTCAACGGCTGGTGGTGGTATAATAG TGATGGGGTCTTTGGAGCAATCTCTGCCTATTCTCTCCGTATCTGGTTCAGTGGAGGCAAATGGTGGTAGTTTCACTGGCATGGCAACTAATGCTTCAAATGGAGGACCTGGTGGTGGTTCTGGGGGCACAATTCTTCTATTTGTGAGGACTTTATCCCTAGAGAAGAACTCTGTACTTTCTAGTGTTGGTGGGGTTGGAAGCAATTgtagcggtggaggtggaggtggtcgcATTCACTTCCACTGGTCCGACATTCCCACTGGAGATGACTATGTTCCTTTTGCAACTGTTAAGGGATCAATACTTGCAAG AGGAGGAGTTGTTGAAGGCCAAGGTTTTCCTGGTGAGAATGGCACTGTTACAGGAAAAGATTGTCCGGCAGGTCTTTATGGTACATTTTGCAAG GAGTGTCCTTCAGGAACATACAAGAACATTACTGGGTCTTCTAAGTCCTTGTGTTCTCCATGCCCTACAAATGAGCTCCCTCATCGGGCTGTATACATTAATATCCGAG GAGGTGTTGCTGAAACCCCATGCCCGTACAAATGTGTGTCAGATAGATATCGAATGCCTCACTGCTTTACTGCTCTCGAAGAGCTGATATACACTTTTGGTGGACCTTGGTTGTTTGGCCTGCTTCTCTCAGGCCTTCTAGTTTTATTAGCTCTTGTTTTGAGTATTGCTCGAATGAAGTTTGTTGGCACTGATGAGTTTCCTGGACCAGCACCAACTCAACATGGCTCCCAAATTGATCACTCTTTTCCTTTCCTTGAATCACTGAATGAG GTATTGGAAACCAACAGGGCCGAAGAATCTCACTGCCATGTGCACAGGATGTTTTTCATGGGTCCAAACACCTTCAGTGAACCTTGGCATCTTCCGCACACTCCGCCGGAGCAGATTACAGAGATTGT ATATGAGGATGCATTTAATAAGTTTGTCGATGAGATCAATGCTCTGGCAGCTTATCAGTGGTGGGAAGGATCAATTTGTAGTATCCTGTGTATACTTTCCTACCCCTTGGCATGGTCCTGGCAACAGTGGCGCAGAAGGAAAAAGTTACAAAGACTACGTGAGTTTGTTCGATCTGAATATGATCATTCATGCTTACGGTCCTGCCGTTCACGTGCACTTTATGAAGGGCTGAAG GTGGCAGCTACTCCAGATTTAATGCTAGGTTATTtggattttttccttggtggtgatgaGAAGAGGCCCGATCTCCCTGCTAGTCTTCATCAAAGGTTTCCATTGTCCTTGATTTTTGGCGGTGATGGAAGCTATATGGCTCCATTTTCACTTCACAGTGATAGTGTGGTCACAAGTCTTATTAGCCAG GCTGTACAATCATCAATATGGCACCGTCTAGTTGCTGGAATGAATGCCCAATTGCGTTTGGTTCGCCGTGGAAATTTGAAAGCAACATTTCTTCCTGTGCTCAAATGGCTTGACACTCATGCAAATCCTGCCTTGAACACATACTGTGTACGTGTTGACCTTGCATGGTTTCAAGTTACTGCATTAGGGTACTGTCAATATGGTCTTGTTATTCATTCTCTGGGGGTAGAAGCAGTGGTTTCTGAACTTCAAGGTGGCTCTGgagtaaaatttgatcaaccttcaCA AAACCACAATGTAAATGCCGACTCTCAACTAGGCCACTCGAGGAGCAATGATGCTTATATGTGTAAAGGAATAACCGGCGGGGTTCTCTACAGTGACAACTTAATGGTGCTTAAAGACAGGAGTGATTTGTTTTATCCTCTGTCTCTTCTCTTGCACAATACTAAACCAGTTGGACATCAG GATCTTGTTGGTTTGGTCATTTCAATATTGCTTCTTGCAGATTTTAGCTTAGTATTACTAACGTCTCTCCAGCTATATTCTTACTCCATGGTTGATCTTTTGTTAGTCTTGTTTGTTCTTCCTCTTGGGATACTGGCACCATTTCCTGCTGGGATAAATGCTCTCTTTAGTCATGGCCCACGTCGCTCAGCAGGCCTTTCTCGGGTGTATGCGTTGTGGAACATTACATCACTGGTTAATGTT GTCGTGGCCTTTCTATGTGGATTTATGCATTATAAGTCGTCAACGAAAAAACACCCAAGCATGCAGCCTTGGAGTTTGGGCGG GGATGAAACTAGCTGGTGGTTATTCCCAGTTGGGCTTGTGTTGTGTAAATGCATCCAAGCAAGGCTCGTCGATTGGCACGTCTCGATTCTAGAGATCCAGGATCGCGCGGTATACAGCAAGGACCCAGCTATATTCTggcagtga
- the LOC124649080 gene encoding uncharacterized protein LOC124649080 isoform X2, whose product MPGCVVSANLSRDIRFGRGARIVAGWVSLAATNITLGDDAVIDTTALAGTPPDKTSGEPTGTYGDGGGHGGRGASCYVKEGQAQEDSWGGDIYAWAELKTPHSYGSKGGSTSVEEDYGGGGGGVVWLFAEEEIVMNGTVLADGGDGGTDGGGGSGGSIYLKAAIMQGGGKISACGGNGLSGGGGGRVSIDVFSRHDDTHFFVHGGRSSGCSENAGAAGTLYEEVPKSITVSNNNMSTQTDTVFLDPPDEPLWTNVFIKNHAKVSLPLRWSRLQAQGQISLISRSTLTFGLTHYPYSEFELLAEELLMSDSTVQVFGALRMSVKMLLMWNSRMVIDGGRDSGVATSLVEVIQSNANLGIHGQGILNLSGSGDMIEAQRLILSLFYNIVVGPGAVLRGPLTNTSSDNAAPKLNCENESCPTEIFHPPEDCNLNSSLSFTLQICRVEDIDVSGLVQGTVINFNRARNVTVQQRGSISATGLGCRGGIGRGGMLSSGLSGGGGHGGKGGDGFYSGSHAGGGAAYGSADLPCELGSGSGNVSTTSSTAGGGIIVMGSLEQSLPILSVSGSVEANGGSFTGMATNASNGGPGGGSGGTILLFVRTLSLEKNSVLSSVGGVGSNCSGGGGGGRIHFHWSDIPTGDDYVPFATVKGSILARGGVVEGQGFPGENGTVTGKDCPAGLYGTFCKECPSGTYKNITGSSKSLCSPCPTNELPHRAVYINIRGGVAETPCPYKCVSDRYRMPHCFTALEELIYTFGGPWLFGLLLSGLLVLLALVLSIARMKFVGTDEFPGPAPTQHGSQIDHSFPFLESLNEVLETNRAEESHCHVHRMFFMGPNTFSEPWHLPHTPPEQITEIVYEDAFNKFVDEINALAAYQWWEGSICSILCILSYPLAWSWQQWRRRKKLQRLREFVRSEYDHSCLRSCRSRALYEGLKVAATPDLMLGYLDFFLGGDEKRPDLPASLHQRFPLSLIFGGDGSYMAPFSLHSDSVVTSLISQAVQSSIWHRLVAGMNAQLRLVRRGNLKATFLPVLKWLDTHANPALNTYCVRVDLAWFQVTALGYCQYGLVIHSLGVEAVVSELQGGSGVKFDQPSQNHNVNADSQLGHSRSNDAYMCKGITGGVLYSDNLMVLKDRSDLFYPLSLLLHNTKPVGHQDLVGLVISILLLADFSLVLLTSLQLYSYSMVDLLLVLFVLPLGILAPFPAGINALFSHGPRRSAGLSRVYALWNITSLVNVVVAFLCGFMHYKSSTKKHPSMQPWSLGGDETSWWLFPVGLVLCKCIQARLVDWHVSILEIQDRAVYSKDPAIFWQ is encoded by the exons ATGCCAGGGTGCGTCGTCTCCGCCAATCTGTCACGCGACATCCGTTTCGGCCGGGGAGCCCGCATCGTGGCCGGGTGGGTGTCTCTCGCGGCCACCAACATCACTCTCGGCGACGACGCCGTCATCGACACCACTGCGCTTGCCGGCACCCCGCCCGATAAGACCAGCGGCGAACCCACCGGGACGTATGGGGATGGCGGTGGGCACGGTGGCCGTGGTGCCAGCTGCTATGTCAAGGAGGGGCAAGCTCAAGAGGACTCTTGGGGCGGCGATATATACGCCTGGGCTGAGCTTAAGACCCCGCATAGCTATGGGAGCAAAGGGGGGTCTACTAGCGTCGAGGAGGActacggtggtggcggtggcggagtaGTGTGGTTGTTTGCAGAGGAGGAGATCGTCATGAATGGAACAGTTCTTGCCGATGGCGGAGATGGTGGCACCGATGGAGGGGGCGGCTCTGggggaagcatctatcttaaggcTGCAATCAT GCAAGGAGGTGGCAAAATAAGTGCCTGTGGAGGCAATGGTTTGTCTGGGGGAGGTGGAGGACGTGTTTCTATTGATGTTTTCAGTAGGCATGATGACACTCATTTTTTTGTTCATG GTGGGAGGAGTTCAGGATGTTCGGAAAATGCAGGTGCAGCTGGAACACTATATGAAGAAGTACCTAAGAGTATTACTGTTAGCAATAATAACATGAGCACACAAACGGATACAGTTTTTTTAGACCCGCCAGACGAGCCACTCTGGACAAATGTTTTTATCAAGAATCATGCAAAAGTTTCTCTGCCCCTGCGCTGGAGTCGTCTTCAG GCTCAAGGACAAATTAGTCTTATATCTCGGTCCACTCTAACTTTTGGCCTGACACATTATCCGTATTCAGAATTTGAACTGCTGGCTGAGGAACTTCTTATGAGTGATTCCACAGTACAG GTCTTTGGTGCTCTGCGAATGTCTGTAAAGATGCTCCTTATGTGGAACTCTAGGATGGTTATTGATGGTGGCAGAGATTCAGGAGTTGCAACTTCTTTAGTGGAAG TGATACAGTCTAATGCTAATCTTGGAATTCATGGTCAAGGCATTCTAAATCTATCTGGAAGTGGAGACATGATTGAGGCACAACGTCTTATTTTATCACTGTTCTACAACATAGTG GTTGGACCTGGAGCTGTTCTACGCGGCCCACTTACAAATACGAGCAGTGATAATGC GGCCCCAAAGCTGAATTGTGAAAATGAGAGTTGTCCTACAGAAATTTTTCATCCTCCTGAGGATTGCAATCTGAATTCTTCATTGTCCTTTACTCTACAG ATATGCCgtgttgaagatattgatgtttcTGGCCTTGTGCAAGGAACTGTCATTAATTTCAATAGAGCGAGAAATGTCACCGTGCAGCAACGTGGGAGCATTAGTGCAACGGGATTAG GTTGCCGAGGTGGAATTGGACGAGGAGGAATGTTAAGCAGTGGCCTTAGTGGCGGGGGTGGGCATGGTGGTAAAGGGGGAGATGGTTTTTACAGTGGCAGTCATGCAGGAGGTGGAGCTGCATATGGTAGTGCTGATTTACCTTGTGAACTTGGCAGTGGAAGTGGTAATGTCAGTACGACATCTTCAACGGCTGGTGGTGGTATAATAG TGATGGGGTCTTTGGAGCAATCTCTGCCTATTCTCTCCGTATCTGGTTCAGTGGAGGCAAATGGTGGTAGTTTCACTGGCATGGCAACTAATGCTTCAAATGGAGGACCTGGTGGTGGTTCTGGGGGCACAATTCTTCTATTTGTGAGGACTTTATCCCTAGAGAAGAACTCTGTACTTTCTAGTGTTGGTGGGGTTGGAAGCAATTgtagcggtggaggtggaggtggtcgcATTCACTTCCACTGGTCCGACATTCCCACTGGAGATGACTATGTTCCTTTTGCAACTGTTAAGGGATCAATACTTGCAAG AGGAGGAGTTGTTGAAGGCCAAGGTTTTCCTGGTGAGAATGGCACTGTTACAGGAAAAGATTGTCCGGCAGGTCTTTATGGTACATTTTGCAAG GAGTGTCCTTCAGGAACATACAAGAACATTACTGGGTCTTCTAAGTCCTTGTGTTCTCCATGCCCTACAAATGAGCTCCCTCATCGGGCTGTATACATTAATATCCGAG GAGGTGTTGCTGAAACCCCATGCCCGTACAAATGTGTGTCAGATAGATATCGAATGCCTCACTGCTTTACTGCTCTCGAAGAGCTGATATACACTTTTGGTGGACCTTGGTTGTTTGGCCTGCTTCTCTCAGGCCTTCTAGTTTTATTAGCTCTTGTTTTGAGTATTGCTCGAATGAAGTTTGTTGGCACTGATGAGTTTCCTGGACCAGCACCAACTCAACATGGCTCCCAAATTGATCACTCTTTTCCTTTCCTTGAATCACTGAATGAG GTATTGGAAACCAACAGGGCCGAAGAATCTCACTGCCATGTGCACAGGATGTTTTTCATGGGTCCAAACACCTTCAGTGAACCTTGGCATCTTCCGCACACTCCGCCGGAGCAGATTACAGAGATTGT ATATGAGGATGCATTTAATAAGTTTGTCGATGAGATCAATGCTCTGGCAGCTTATCAGTGGTGGGAAGGATCAATTTGTAGTATCCTGTGTATACTTTCCTACCCCTTGGCATGGTCCTGGCAACAGTGGCGCAGAAGGAAAAAGTTACAAAGACTACGTGAGTTTGTTCGATCTGAATATGATCATTCATGCTTACGGTCCTGCCGTTCACGTGCACTTTATGAAGGGCTGAAG GTGGCAGCTACTCCAGATTTAATGCTAGGTTATTtggattttttccttggtggtgatgaGAAGAGGCCCGATCTCCCTGCTAGTCTTCATCAAAGGTTTCCATTGTCCTTGATTTTTGGCGGTGATGGAAGCTATATGGCTCCATTTTCACTTCACAGTGATAGTGTGGTCACAAGTCTTATTAGCCAG GCTGTACAATCATCAATATGGCACCGTCTAGTTGCTGGAATGAATGCCCAATTGCGTTTGGTTCGCCGTGGAAATTTGAAAGCAACATTTCTTCCTGTGCTCAAATGGCTTGACACTCATGCAAATCCTGCCTTGAACACATACTGTGTACGTGTTGACCTTGCATGGTTTCAAGTTACTGCATTAGGGTACTGTCAATATGGTCTTGTTATTCATTCTCTGGGGGTAGAAGCAGTGGTTTCTGAACTTCAAGGTGGCTCTGgagtaaaatttgatcaaccttcaCA AAACCACAATGTAAATGCCGACTCTCAACTAGGCCACTCGAGGAGCAATGATGCTTATATGTGTAAAGGAATAACCGGCGGGGTTCTCTACAGTGACAACTTAATGGTGCTTAAAGACAGGAGTGATTTGTTTTATCCTCTGTCTCTTCTCTTGCACAATACTAAACCAGTTGGACATCAG GATCTTGTTGGTTTGGTCATTTCAATATTGCTTCTTGCAGATTTTAGCTTAGTATTACTAACGTCTCTCCAGCTATATTCTTACTCCATGGTTGATCTTTTGTTAGTCTTGTTTGTTCTTCCTCTTGGGATACTGGCACCATTTCCTGCTGGGATAAATGCTCTCTTTAGTCATGGCCCACGTCGCTCAGCAGGCCTTTCTCGGGTGTATGCGTTGTGGAACATTACATCACTGGTTAATGTT GTCGTGGCCTTTCTATGTGGATTTATGCATTATAAGTCGTCAACGAAAAAACACCCAAGCATGCAGCCTTGGAGTTTGGGCGG GGATGAAACTAGCTGGTGGTTATTCCCAGTTGGGCTTGTGTTGTGTAAATGCATCCAAGCAAGGCTCGTCGATTGGCACGTCTCGATTCTAGAGATCCAGGATCGCGCGGTATACAGCAAGGACCCAGCTATATTCTggcagtga